The region ATCAGGTACTGCGGGTTTGGCAAAGTGAAATACTCTATACCCAAAGTGTTTCAAAACCACTAGTTCCTTTATAAAGAATCCGGGAACCAGAGTGGATCCTACTTCTTCTGGATGTTTCAATGAAACAATAAGTGACTTGAGTAGTTCAATACAACTGTTCTACAATGATACTACTCCACTACAGCCATGAGGGTGATACCTGATCGCCCGACTCAGCAGAGACGACGCACCAGAACGCGCCGAAATCCAAGAACTCGTCAAAGCAGCAGACGACTTCCACGAAGAATTTCCGATTATCGTTATCAGCCGAACCGGACTCCGCAAAGACGAATTCTACCACATGACCGCCAACTGGGTCGACTGGCGGCAAGAACACATCTCCGTACCATCACGGCAGCGCTGCCTCTGCGCAGAATGCAAAAGGGACGGAAGAATGTGGACGCCGAAGACCGAGAAATTCGCTAGAGACATCGGATTTATCGATAGTACAGTAGCTGACTACCTGAACGACTACTTTGGCAACGGTGTGATGACCGTGAAAGAGAACTACTCGAAGACAGAGATTTGGCGAATCATCAAACGATGCGCTCGTCGCGTCGATGAGAAACGAGACACAGAGTTAGATACGAAAGACCCGCTCAACGGTCGCGCCTATCCACACAGTATTAGAGCCGCCTTCGCCACCCTGTACGCCGAGAAAGGTGTCTCCGAACAGGCTCTCATGATACAATGGGTTGGAAAGACATCTCGGTAGCAAAGAGGTATATCGATAGCACTGGTCGAGCTGGGAAACAGGCCACTCAGAAGATTCGCGAGTCTGGAAACGATTTCATTCGAAATTACTGAATGTCGCTTGGATTTGGTGTGTACGAGAGTGAGCGGTGAGCCTGTAGAAAGCGTGTCTCCGGCCAATCGTCTTGGTTTTCAGGTAGATATAGGCTATTATTGCGAAGGGAAGCCAGCTCTTCGTAACCCTTGATTGAAGATGCATTTCTAACAATCACAGTATAGTCATCGTCTATTGATATCCAGCCATTATCGAACGCCCAGTGATGAAGTTTACATAGAGCAATACCGTTCTGGAGAATGTCTGGCCCACCTTCACCTTTCTCAGTATTTTGCGAACCAGAAACAGGAAAGATATGCGCGGCTTCAACCTCTGGATTCCCTTTTGGAGACCAGCGCTCTTTTCCACAGACTGCACACCGATATTTGTAGGCTTCTATAACTTTTTCACGAAAATTGTGGTTGCGCTTTACTGAGGGGGTTGCTGGCCGATCTGGAATTTCGCGCGTGATAGTGACACTCTTTAGTTCCGCCTCCGTAGATTCTATCTCTGGTAGGGTCTGAGCTTGTGGGGACTCGGGCTGTTCCTCCGATGACGATGTAGTGTTAGGTTCGAGATCGGTGCGCACCGCGAGAAGAAAGTCCTCAAAGGACACTATATTACGGAGAAATTCATTCTGATGACCCTCTCCAGGCGCAATCAAAGTACGATCCTTCTGGTTCTCAATCGGGTCTTGGCCAACTTCATACCCGAATAGATCTCTGAACTGGTCTTTAGAAAGATCGATGCGAACGGGCTGAGTGGTACAGATGAAATATGTCTTAGCAGATGAATTGTACGGCCATATTTCACCAACAAAGTCTCTATCACGGTCTCTTCCTGTGGTAACAACCAGAGAGGCAGCATAGAAATCGCCGATCTCAGCGTCGTGGAACAGAATGATACTTCCTGGTTGGATATTGCTGTGCAGTGAATTGGTATGATAATTTGGAAGAACTACTGATAATGACTCAAACTCCTCTAGATCGATATCCCCGATTGTTTCCACCATATCATCCTTGACAGCTTCTTTCAGCTCATTAGTGTAGGATGTCCGCTCAATAGATTTTGTATAATATTCCTCGGTTTCCTCTCCACGCTGATACAACCATACGATATGGGGCATGTGGGAAGGGATCGTACCGTACCCAAATAATTGTACCCGCTACACAGGCTGTGGATTAATTGAGCAACAGAATTTGAGAGCTATCTATCGCCAGTTCGGAAGGGCTGCCGCCTCTTTGAGTGGTATTGAGATCCACGAATCGTCACGGGAGATGTCGGCGATGATGAATTCCTCCGTGGTGCCGTCATCATCGACCGAGGCCATGACGTCATCAGTTGCGACAGGCAGTGTCGCAGTAGTAGGTCTCGCCCCCATAGTATGTGAAACCATATCACGAGGTAAAAGCACCTCGTTATACTCTTGGAAAAAGTCTGAATGACTGTAGAATAGAGCCGGAGTTTCGAGATCATCTTTAAAAATCTGAGTTACGCATTGCGATATAATGATAACGAATCTAATAGATATCTCGCGATTCAATTGGAAAAGCCGGGAGCACGTTTTGCTCAGTTTGGCGCTGGGACTCGTGGTCGGACTGATCTTCGGCTGGATATTCGGTGCCTCGGGTAGTCCAAGTACTGGATACAATGCCATCGACTCGGGAAGCGATCATTTCGTCTACCAGTACAGCACAGAGAACCAAACCTACCTCGACATCGTGCCCAGACCACCCTTGGAAGGCTCTACACATCATGCCGGGTGAACGACGCATATTCGACAGGCGAAGACAACAATGGAGACCTCTTCAACATCTACCGCTGCTACAATCACCCAAACAAGACGCACCCAGATCTAAAAACCAACAACTGAATATAAAAACGACTCATCCGATACTCTAATGCGATCTCTGGGAGAAGATCGTCTCATACCCCCACGCGAGTCGTACCTGTGACTCCGTGGGAATTTCTCGCCACATATAGAACAGCAGATTAGAAAGGCATATCCTCAAAATCTCGGATATCAGGTCCAGATAATTCTTCTAGCTGACCTGGATTGACGCCCACATCTTTCAATGCCCACACAACAATGGGAACCAGCTGTTCCATCTGTTGGGCTATCTCTACTTCTGCATCCCTCGATCTATTAGTAAGCCCTGTTACCCACTTAGTGATTCCCAGATATTCAGATACAAAGACATCATGGCTCAGATACTCTACGGGATCTGTTGCATCAGCGCCTGAAAATGATGCAAAAAGGAAGCGTAATCCTAGCTCCTTATCTCCTAATTCCCAAGTTGTTGCTGAAGCAGTCACGTCATCAATACTCTTTCTTCTTAGTGTATTACTGACGGGAAACGTCGAACTAAGGGAAGTAATTCTATTTCTAAGGAGCTTTTTTATGCGAGTGGGATTCAATCCTGGAACCTCGATATCAAGGATAGAGCAAAGGGTCTCCATCTGGCTTTCAGAGAGATCGTAGTAGTCCTGAATTATTTTGAGGAGTGCTTTGGCTTGGCTCTTAGTTAGCGATGTCTCTTGTACTTGATTAGGATTTGGTTCGAAATCACCCACCTCAAGGATTCCAGAACCGTCGGTGTAAATAAATCTCAAGAATTTTAATGACTTGATAACATCCCATGAAATATCGTCTCCATGCCGAAGATCGTAGTCATCGATAATCGGATTGGCCTCGGATTTGAGTTTGTAGGTGATATTCCCTGTTTTGGGTGTCCAAGCGTAAATGTAGTATCCGGATTTGTCTTTGAGTTGATTAAACGTGGGCATTGAAGCAGGAGAGCCAGTTAGAGTACTAATATCTTTCGCCGGTTTTAACGATTTCTGTGACTCGCTGTAGTGCTACACCACCAGCCGTACAGCGCCGTATGCGTATTTCAACGCCGAATACGCACACAAATCTATGCCTGACCACTATCACGAGTCCGTCCGTATCAGCGATGAAATTCTGGTCAACAACCTGCTTGACATTGATGCCGATGAGGAAATCGCGGATAGACGGGACCGTATCACGGACCAGATCGAGGAGGTCAAACAGGAACTGGAGCGCCGGGAAACCATTCATGAGGAGAACGAACGCGATCTCCAGAGCCAGCTCGCTCGGCAGAGATCACCGGCCCTGGAAGGCCTC is a window of Halococcus salsus DNA encoding:
- a CDS encoding HNH endonuclease; the protein is MPHIVWLYQRGEETEEYYTKSIERTSYTNELKEAVKDDMVETIGDIDLEEFESLSVVLPNYHTNSLHSNIQPGSIILFHDAEIGDFYAASLVVTTGRDRDRDFVGEIWPYNSSAKTYFICTTQPVRIDLSKDQFRDLFGYEVGQDPIENQKDRTLIAPGEGHQNEFLRNIVSFEDFLLAVRTDLEPNTTSSSEEQPESPQAQTLPEIESTEAELKSVTITREIPDRPATPSVKRNHNFREKVIEAYKYRCAVCGKERWSPKGNPEVEAAHIFPVSGSQNTEKGEGGPDILQNGIALCKLHHWAFDNGWISIDDDYTVIVRNASSIKGYEELASLRNNSLYLPENQDDWPETRFLQAHRSLSYTPNPSDIQ
- a CDS encoding DUF7556 family protein codes for the protein MALYPVLGLPEAPNIQPKISPTTSPSAKLSKTCSRLFQLNREISIRFVIIISQCVTQIFKDDLETPALFYSHSDFFQEYNEVLLPRDMVSHTMGARPTTATLPVATDDVMASVDDDGTTEEFIIADISRDDSWISIPLKEAAALPNWR